In Spiroplasma chinense, a single window of DNA contains:
- a CDS encoding glycoside hydrolase family 32 protein, with product MRKILSILAVATIGISSSSSVIACQYMDKNYTVPEINNDLYTTVFHQQNPTQGMLNDIQGGFFDEETQEWHVYFLQNSDGLFDKYGYNHGKGGSVWYHATTKDWINWENHGPGVPKTIKNYNDQASGTFFEDVDNLFGLDPNYIKGQGKARTKIAVTTNYNGKGNQDIMMFYSIDGGYTFDIVKDELILENPNRGKNENFRDPYFFYDKEKELFVMYIARGEFYDVYSSKTPTEGYKKVGSIDVRYPMLECSNLFQMNVKDENGKATGEKKWVLIYGGNGNHGDGKDNLSGGTYYSTGTLDENDVFIPDSKESVKRLDFGPDYYAAKFMTKSVENTNIDSLITTGWMSNWAYTYQVPNDGRFGYMSLARNIELRENNNDYTMHTDFVDFWSENKSQGSVKTLSTSEGSFKTNEKILESNSLKGKSFKMNISLKDLSNFKDTLKLTIGDDNYKIEAKLDFVKNKITVNRKLQDKLVRGNKEFTKNRVYSADLSSLKTGEIEIYLDKTTLEFKFPDGSVYSMLKFPDNVSQEDIEVTSNSQIDMNFKYYQIG from the coding sequence ATGAGAAAAATACTTAGTATTTTAGCGGTTGCTACAATTGGAATTAGTTCATCTTCATCTGTAATTGCTTGTCAATATATGGATAAAAATTACACTGTTCCAGAGATTAATAACGATCTTTATACTACTGTATTCCATCAACAAAATCCCACTCAAGGAATGTTGAATGACATTCAGGGTGGTTTTTTTGATGAAGAAACACAAGAGTGACATGTATACTTTTTACAAAACTCTGATGGATTATTTGATAAGTATGGGTACAATCACGGTAAAGGTGGTTCTGTTTGATATCACGCAACCACTAAAGATTGAATAAACTGAGAAAATCACGGTCCTGGAGTGCCTAAAACCATTAAAAACTACAATGACCAAGCTAGTGGAACTTTCTTTGAAGATGTAGATAATTTATTTGGACTTGACCCTAATTACATAAAGGGTCAAGGAAAAGCTAGAACCAAAATAGCTGTAACAACAAACTATAATGGTAAAGGGAATCAAGATATTATGATGTTTTATTCAATTGATGGAGGTTACACTTTTGATATTGTTAAAGATGAACTTATCTTAGAAAATCCAAATAGAGGAAAAAATGAAAACTTTAGAGATCCTTACTTTTTCTATGATAAAGAAAAAGAGTTATTTGTAATGTACATAGCTAGAGGTGAGTTTTATGATGTTTATTCATCAAAAACTCCAACAGAAGGTTATAAAAAAGTTGGGTCAATTGATGTACGTTATCCAATGCTTGAATGTTCTAATCTATTTCAAATGAATGTAAAAGATGAAAACGGAAAAGCAACAGGTGAAAAAAAATGAGTTTTAATTTATGGTGGTAATGGTAATCATGGAGATGGTAAAGATAACTTATCTGGAGGAACTTATTATTCAACAGGAACTTTAGATGAAAATGATGTTTTTATTCCTGATTCAAAAGAATCAGTTAAAAGACTAGACTTTGGACCAGATTATTATGCTGCAAAGTTCATGACAAAAAGTGTTGAAAATACAAATATAGATTCATTAATAACAACTGGTTGAATGAGTAATTGAGCATATACTTATCAAGTTCCTAATGATGGAAGATTTGGTTATATGTCTCTTGCAAGAAACATTGAACTTAGAGAAAATAACAATGACTATACTATGCATACAGACTTTGTAGATTTTTGAAGTGAAAATAAATCACAAGGAAGTGTAAAAACACTTTCAACAAGTGAAGGTTCTTTTAAAACTAATGAAAAAATTTTAGAATCAAATTCATTAAAAGGTAAAAGTTTTAAAATGAATATCTCTTTAAAAGATTTATCAAATTTTAAAGATACCTTAAAATTAACTATTGGTGATGATAATTACAAAATTGAAGCAAAGCTAGATTTTGTAAAAAACAAAATCACTGTTAATAGAAAATTACAAGATAAACTTGTTCGTGGAAATAAAGAATTTACTAAAAATAGAGTTTATTCAGCTGATTTAAGTTCTCTAAAAACAGGAGAAATTGAAATTTACTTGGATAAAACAACATTAGAATTTAAGTTCCCTGATGGTTCAGTATATTCAATGTTAAAATTCCCAGACAATGTTTCTCAAGAAGATATTGAAGTAACTTCAAATTCACAAATTGATATGAATTTCAAATATTATCAAATAGGATAA
- a CDS encoding lipoprotein: MKRLLSGLAAFTLIASTATSAVACQKKDKGYVLPELNEEKYTNMFHVQNPTQGMMNDIQGGFYDEKNDLWHIYFLQNAEGRFDKYGYNHGGFGSIWYHVTTRDFVNWEYHGPAVPNIEHYSDSSSGSFYVDVDDNFGYQQQAKDNGFDNAIIAIPCSYSDYGQTMMMYYSIDGGYTFLPIKDTAVLVNPNEKENGGNFRDPYFFTSKDSEGNTKYIIYMAEQNYFGVYVSDKPTEGYKRVGKVTARYPKFECPNLYQMNVTDENGKIEQKWVMFYGGVGSDGKQENDPALSFGTYYAVGHLDENFVFVEENPGPMKRIDFGPDYYGANFWKKSFVNTNVDSLYTVGWINSWDYNWSTPNDGRLGIMSLVREISLKKNGNDYSFETNFVNFWDEDKVDTNLPKGVSTVSELKNNNTVEVAKKQTGTTTNEEKFLEKNGYDGKTFKLDLDLNKLSNQDSANVKIGDDKYNVALTLDFKNNTVSVKRKQDYKFAMGQNEFNATRTYKTNLDLNAKLEVFIDRNVVEYKFPDGKVFTMLKYPIGAQEEELSVSSTNNSEISFDYYQLQWKPRTK, encoded by the coding sequence ATGAAAAGATTATTAAGTGGATTGGCAGCATTTACTTTAATTGCAAGTACAGCAACTTCAGCTGTTGCTTGTCAAAAAAAAGATAAAGGATATGTATTGCCAGAATTAAATGAAGAAAAATATACAAATATGTTTCATGTTCAAAACCCAACTCAAGGAATGATGAATGATATCCAAGGTGGATTTTACGATGAAAAAAATGACTTATGACATATTTACTTCCTTCAAAATGCAGAAGGTAGATTTGACAAGTATGGTTACAATCATGGAGGATTTGGTTCAATTTGATATCACGTTACAACAAGAGATTTTGTAAACTGAGAATATCATGGACCTGCAGTTCCAAATATTGAACACTATTCAGACTCATCATCTGGTTCATTTTATGTTGATGTTGACGATAATTTTGGATATCAACAACAAGCTAAAGATAATGGTTTTGACAATGCTATAATTGCAATTCCTTGTTCATACAGTGATTATGGACAAACAATGATGATGTATTATTCAATTGATGGAGGATATACTTTCTTACCAATTAAAGATACAGCTGTTTTAGTAAATCCAAATGAAAAAGAAAATGGTGGAAATTTTAGAGACCCTTATTTCTTTACTTCAAAAGATAGTGAAGGAAATACTAAATATATTATTTATATGGCAGAACAAAACTACTTTGGAGTTTATGTTTCTGATAAACCAACAGAAGGTTATAAAAGAGTTGGTAAAGTAACTGCAAGATATCCAAAATTTGAATGTCCTAACCTATATCAAATGAATGTAACTGATGAAAACGGTAAAATTGAACAAAAATGAGTTATGTTTTATGGGGGAGTTGGTTCTGATGGAAAACAAGAAAATGATCCAGCACTTTCATTTGGAACTTACTATGCAGTAGGGCACTTGGATGAAAACTTTGTTTTTGTTGAAGAAAATCCTGGACCAATGAAAAGAATTGACTTTGGTCCAGATTATTATGGAGCAAACTTTTGAAAGAAAAGTTTTGTTAATACAAATGTGGATTCATTGTATACTGTTGGATGAATCAACAGTTGAGATTACAACTGATCAACTCCAAATGATGGAAGACTTGGAATAATGTCTCTTGTTAGAGAAATTAGTTTGAAAAAAAATGGTAATGATTATTCATTTGAAACAAACTTTGTAAATTTCTGAGATGAAGATAAAGTTGATACTAATTTACCAAAAGGAGTATCAACTGTTTCTGAATTAAAAAACAACAATACAGTTGAAGTTGCAAAAAAACAAACTGGAACTACAACTAATGAAGAAAAATTCCTAGAAAAAAATGGTTATGATGGTAAAACATTTAAATTAGATCTTGATTTAAATAAACTTTCAAACCAAGACTCTGCTAATGTAAAAATTGGTGATGATAAATATAATGTTGCTTTAACTTTAGACTTTAAAAATAACACTGTAAGTGTAAAAAGAAAACAAGATTACAAATTTGCAATGGGTCAAAATGAATTTAATGCAACAAGAACTTATAAAACAAATTTAGATCTAAATGCTAAACTTGAAGTTTTTATTGATAGAAATGTTGTTGAATACAAATTCCCTGATGGTAAAGTATTTACAATGTTAAAATACCCAATTGGAGCTCAAGAAGAAGAATTAAGTGTTTCTTCAACTAATAATAGTGAAATTAGCTTTGATTACTATCAATTACAATGAAAACCAAGAACTAAATAA
- a CDS encoding glycoside hydrolase family 32 protein translates to MKKMLNLLAALTVGVSTTSSVVACKSKVEDFKVVKAIELVNSTVDNNSGSSEKTEKYLNKFHVNTPSNMPVVDENGIETAGGMLNDIQGGFYDAVNKEWNVYFLYNHEIRYDENGGNNDRNGTIWYRVTTKDWIHWDYKGEAVSKYVTDWGDAASGSLYEDKDGDFAQAAIDAKIEGVTTDTKGYVAFTTGYGGDKGQNILASYSIDGAKFETLNDKQPILQNGKKPGTYPNFRDPFVFKKDNKFYMYVSEDDHFGVYESEKALGEYKHVGDYTPLHRMIECANLYEMNVTDENGKTESKWVMIYGGNGNNENGRPDKMDKLGTGTYYSVGHLNEKNVFVEEQEAKRLDFGADFYASKFWQDPTATDQKDYLIGTGWMSSWDYNTKTPNEGKWGNMSLARKVSLTKTGDEYGMTSSFLGLDDAEMTSSGDEEVLAKAKLSDRNFKLDLELKNVDTISNITEFSIGDNFNSNKIRLNFNKNTIHSIRTINYKPLKNNKGYTQLRKYAADIKGLDTVKIEFIIDTTTIEAIMPDGSVISMIKFPEEVSPETIKLSSSSELNLTYKYYKL, encoded by the coding sequence ATGAAAAAAATGCTAAATCTTTTAGCTGCTTTAACAGTAGGAGTTTCAACAACTTCTTCTGTAGTTGCTTGTAAAAGCAAAGTCGAAGATTTTAAAGTAGTTAAAGCTATTGAACTTGTAAATTCAACTGTTGACAATAACAGTGGTTCAAGTGAAAAAACAGAAAAATATTTAAACAAATTTCACGTTAACACACCTTCAAACATGCCTGTTGTAGATGAAAACGGTATTGAAACAGCTGGAGGAATGTTAAATGACATTCAAGGTGGGTTTTATGATGCAGTAAACAAAGAATGAAATGTTTACTTCTTATATAATCATGAAATAAGATATGACGAAAACGGTGGAAATAACGATCGTAACGGAACTATTTGATATAGAGTTACAACAAAAGATTGAATTCACTGAGACTATAAAGGTGAAGCTGTAAGTAAGTATGTTACTGACTGAGGAGATGCTGCAAGTGGTTCATTATACGAAGATAAAGATGGAGACTTTGCACAAGCTGCAATCGATGCAAAAATCGAAGGTGTAACAACTGATACAAAAGGTTATGTTGCATTTACTACAGGATATGGCGGAGATAAAGGTCAAAATATCTTAGCTTCTTACTCAATTGATGGAGCTAAATTTGAAACTTTAAACGACAAACAACCAATTTTACAAAATGGTAAAAAACCAGGAACATATCCAAACTTTAGAGATCCATTTGTATTTAAAAAAGACAATAAATTCTATATGTATGTTTCAGAAGATGACCATTTTGGTGTTTATGAATCAGAAAAAGCTTTAGGAGAATACAAACACGTTGGTGATTACACTCCTTTACACAGAATGATTGAATGTGCAAACCTTTATGAAATGAATGTAACTGATGAAAACGGTAAAACTGAATCTAAATGAGTTATGATTTACGGTGGTAATGGAAATAACGAAAATGGAAGACCTGATAAAATGGATAAATTAGGAACAGGTACTTATTATTCAGTTGGTCATTTAAATGAAAAAAACGTATTTGTTGAAGAACAAGAAGCTAAAAGATTAGACTTTGGTGCTGATTTCTATGCTTCAAAATTCTGACAAGACCCAACTGCTACTGACCAAAAAGATTACTTAATTGGAACTGGTTGAATGAGTAGTTGAGATTACAACACAAAAACTCCAAATGAAGGTAAATGAGGAAACATGTCTCTTGCTAGAAAAGTTAGTTTAACTAAAACTGGTGATGAATATGGAATGACTTCAAGCTTCTTAGGACTTGATGATGCTGAAATGACTTCAAGCGGAGACGAAGAAGTTCTTGCAAAAGCAAAATTATCTGATAGAAACTTTAAATTAGACTTAGAATTAAAAAACGTTGATACTATTTCAAATATTACAGAGTTTTCAATTGGAGATAATTTTAACAGTAACAAAATTCGTTTAAACTTTAACAAAAACACAATTCACTCAATTAGAACTATTAACTATAAACCTTTAAAAAATAACAAAGGTTATACTCAATTAAGAAAGTATGCTGCAGATATTAAAGGGTTAGATACAGTTAAAATTGAATTTATTATTGATACAACAACTATTGAAGCAATTATGCCAGATGGTTCTGTAATTTCAATGATTAAATTCCCTGAAGAAGTTTCACCAGAAACTATTAAACTTTCAAGTTCTTCAGAATTAAATCTTACATATAAATATTACAAATTATAA